In Sinorhizobium mexicanum, one DNA window encodes the following:
- the guaD gene encoding guanine deaminase: MSELLIRGRVLTFVKEPEGIDDTVSYCFFEDGAVLVRNGKVAGVGSHANVAKQAGDGVKVADHRPHLVLPGLIDTHLHFPQTQAIASYGAQLLEWLNTYIFVEEQKFKAPEHAAFIAGRFMDELLANGTTTAVAYCSVHPESVDAFFKAAEARDMLMVGGKVMMDRNAPDALRDTPQNGYDETKRLIDKWHGRGRAHYAISPRFAITSTPEQMEMSRALVAENPDCYVQTHLSENKDEIAFATSLYPQAKDYTDIYARYDLLGRKTLLGHCIHLSDREISVLAETGAVGVFCPTSNLFLGSGLFDRDRFDRLGARYSVATDVGAGTSFSMLETMDEAYKVLHLQGQRLSPLNSFYMMTLGNARALELDHSIGSLHVGADADIVVLDSRAKPAMELRMQVASSLVEELFILQTMGDDRSVAEVYVAGKPMKRGAREASAPAPSAKMVETA; encoded by the coding sequence ATGAGTGAGTTGCTGATCCGCGGCCGGGTGCTGACCTTCGTCAAGGAGCCCGAGGGTATCGATGACACGGTTTCCTACTGCTTTTTCGAGGATGGCGCCGTGCTTGTCCGGAACGGCAAGGTCGCCGGTGTCGGTTCCCATGCTAACGTCGCGAAACAGGCAGGCGACGGCGTGAAGGTCGCCGATCATCGTCCCCACCTCGTCCTGCCGGGTCTCATCGATACGCATCTGCATTTCCCGCAGACGCAGGCGATCGCCTCCTATGGCGCGCAGCTTCTCGAGTGGCTGAACACCTATATCTTCGTCGAAGAGCAGAAGTTCAAAGCGCCTGAGCATGCGGCCTTTATCGCCGGCCGTTTCATGGACGAATTGCTCGCGAACGGCACCACGACCGCCGTCGCCTATTGCTCCGTACATCCGGAAAGCGTCGATGCCTTCTTCAAAGCGGCCGAGGCACGCGACATGCTGATGGTCGGCGGCAAGGTGATGATGGACCGCAATGCGCCGGACGCACTGCGCGACACGCCTCAGAATGGCTATGACGAGACCAAGCGTCTGATCGACAAGTGGCACGGCCGTGGCCGGGCGCATTATGCGATCAGCCCGCGTTTCGCCATCACCTCGACGCCGGAACAAATGGAGATGAGCCGGGCGCTTGTGGCGGAGAATCCCGACTGTTATGTCCAGACGCATCTTTCGGAAAACAAGGACGAGATCGCCTTCGCAACCTCGCTCTACCCGCAAGCGAAGGACTATACGGATATTTACGCGCGTTATGATCTTCTCGGCCGCAAGACGCTGCTCGGCCATTGCATCCATCTGAGCGACCGCGAGATATCCGTGCTTGCCGAGACCGGAGCGGTCGGCGTGTTCTGCCCGACGTCCAACCTCTTCCTCGGCAGCGGCTTGTTCGACCGCGATCGTTTCGACAGGCTCGGCGCCCGCTATTCCGTTGCAACCGATGTCGGCGCCGGGACGAGCTTCTCGATGCTGGAAACCATGGACGAGGCCTATAAGGTACTGCACCTGCAGGGCCAGCGGTTATCGCCGCTCAACTCGTTCTACATGATGACGCTGGGTAACGCCCGCGCGCTTGAGCTCGACCATTCGATAGGCTCGCTGCATGTCGGCGCTGATGCGGACATTGTCGTTCTCGACAGCCGCGCGAAGCCCGCGATGGAGTTGCGGATGCAAGTGGCCTCTTCGCTCGTCGAGGAGCTTTTCATCCTGCAGACGATGGGCGACGATCGCTCGGTGGCTGAAGTCTATGTCGCCGGCAAGCCGATGAAGCGCGGTGCGCGTGAGGCGTCTGCGCCCGCCCCCTCGGCGAAGATGGTCGAAACGGCCTGA
- a CDS encoding urate hydroxylase PuuD has product MYEFAIAWDWLTFAVRWLHVITGIAWIGSSFYFVALDLGLRQGQGLPVGAYGEEWQVHGGGFYHIQKYLVAPENMPEHLIWFKWESYVTWLSGFGMLALVYYAGADLYLIDPSVLDVSKPAAIAISLASLAFGWLAYDRVCRSPLGNDNTRLMVLLYFVLVGVAWGYTQLFTGRAAYLHLGAFTATIMSANVFFIIIPNQKKVVADLIAGRTPDPALGKQAKQRSTHNNYLTLPVLFLMLSNHYPLAFGTQYNWMIASLVFLMGVTIRHWFNTRHARKGSPTWTWLVTAVLFIVIMWLSTVPKVLSEGGEARASTAEQAVVASADFEKVRDTVLGRCSMCHAKEPGWEGLVVPPKGVVLENDGDIVAHAREIYLQAGRSHAMPPANVTGVTEEERRLLVSWYETAAKEGKLQ; this is encoded by the coding sequence ATGTATGAATTTGCCATTGCCTGGGACTGGCTGACATTTGCCGTGAGATGGCTGCATGTCATTACCGGCATCGCCTGGATCGGTTCGTCCTTTTACTTCGTCGCGCTCGACCTGGGTTTGAGACAGGGACAGGGCCTGCCGGTCGGTGCCTATGGCGAGGAATGGCAGGTCCACGGCGGCGGCTTCTATCATATCCAGAAATATCTGGTGGCGCCGGAAAACATGCCCGAGCACCTGATCTGGTTCAAATGGGAGTCCTACGTCACTTGGCTTTCGGGCTTCGGCATGCTTGCTCTTGTCTATTATGCCGGTGCCGACCTCTATCTGATCGATCCGAGCGTGCTCGACGTGTCGAAGCCGGCGGCGATTGCCATTTCGCTCGCTTCGCTCGCCTTCGGCTGGCTCGCCTATGATAGGGTCTGTCGCTCGCCGCTCGGCAACGACAACACCCGGCTGATGGTGCTGCTCTATTTCGTGCTTGTGGGCGTCGCATGGGGCTACACCCAGCTCTTCACCGGCCGTGCCGCCTATCTGCATCTCGGCGCATTCACGGCGACGATCATGTCGGCGAACGTGTTCTTCATCATCATTCCGAACCAGAAGAAGGTCGTCGCCGATCTGATCGCGGGTCGGACGCCGGACCCGGCACTCGGCAAGCAGGCAAAGCAGCGGTCGACCCATAACAACTACCTGACGCTGCCCGTGCTGTTCCTGATGCTGTCGAACCACTATCCGCTGGCCTTCGGCACTCAGTACAATTGGATGATCGCCTCGCTCGTCTTCCTAATGGGGGTCACGATCCGCCACTGGTTCAACACCCGCCACGCCCGCAAGGGCAGCCCCACCTGGACGTGGCTCGTCACGGCGGTGCTTTTCATCGTGATCATGTGGCTTTCGACCGTGCCCAAGGTTCTTTCCGAGGGCGGCGAAGCCCGAGCTTCAACGGCCGAACAGGCCGTTGTCGCGTCGGCGGACTTCGAAAAGGTACGCGACACCGTACTCGGCCGCTGCTCCATGTGTCATGCCAAGGAACCCGGCTGGGAGGGGCTCGTCGTGCCCCCGAAGGGTGTCGTCCTCGAAAACGACGGCGACATCGTCGCGCATGCCCGCGAGATTTATCTGCAGGCCGGGCGATCGCACGCCATGCCGCCCGCCAATGTCACCGGTGTAACCGAAGAAGAACGCCGCCTGCTGGTCTCCTGGTATGAAACCGCGGCGAAGGAAGGAAAGCTTCAATGA